Proteins found in one Leishmania donovani BPK282A1 complete genome, chromosome 13 genomic segment:
- a CDS encoding protein kinase, putative: protein MRIRLLACSRVEYGRVGPLKQCFPLISPGLLAHTSSRDSVCASAEAHPVLSTTVVLLPSSLFSLCRCSVKASGEATVLHGEGGARVVSAVHQAHPHEPLVGLMTQPLPLSTILRHPLASKRCMMIFHQNGEETMELFELLSRYEAVGPIGQGSYGYVCSARDNDLVERFQAKPPEEYEDASLTLEEREEVYDTNTLVAIKKLRQLFENNQPRMWLCATREIQLMMAFQHDNVMSATDFFIPLGGVEMMTYDSILQLQHTFDGVYVVMKKMDYTLREVLDSTIVTAAELAPGYETWLRRLRLLMANCGEVNADVSSTPTPVRASRLNVKAEAQGEDQAAAAPHSSTKQSRSGGREDVEDEAGATVPSSLDYPVAAAAAAAAPTNDHDAPVAKTSTDGGFEGKGGGDDEGAPVCCPLTTVALHSLTRDYRKFILYQIFRGVGYLHLCPVIHRDLKPENIMLDRSYGTRITDFGQGRDVGLNATTDYVQTVLDNCTQWYAAPETLTVAINSPMGFIDHDSFHGVDVWSIGCIAAEMLIGRPLFYTTSMGGKSQLLSIFRVLGEPSASAIESIAEYRDKETRELFMNSVKKLVKTAPPSNTITPTLAELLRSPYGDEDEDEVGLIIDCLRWDPRERITIQAALQNPFFTKDGYDPVIDPEDTAKRVPSVRPEDISEPVSGRAFLWNLFLERHPEVKELWNSLVAKHEEELKVKKAAADT from the coding sequence ATGCGTATCCGTTTGCTGGCTTGTTCGCGGGTGGAATACGGGCGCGTTGGACCGCTGAAACAATGCTTTCCGCTCATCTCTCCTGGGCTACTTGCACACACTTCCAGTCGCGACTCCGTCTGCGCGTCTGCGGAGGCGCATCCCGTTCTCTCAACTACTGTcgtcctccttccctcttctctcttctctctgtgccgaTGCTCTGTGAAGGCAAGTGGCGAAGCAACCGTATTGCATGGAGAGGGTGGTGCTCGTGTCGTCAGCGCAGTCCATCAAGCACACCCACACGAGCCTTTAGTCGGCCTCATGACGCAGCCACTGCCCTTGTCCACCATCCTGCGGCACCCGCTCGCCTCGAAGCGGTGCATGATGATATTCCATCAGAACGGCGAGGAGACAATGGAACTGTTCGAGCTGCTCTCCCGCTATGAGGCTGTCGGTCCGATCGGTCAGGGCAGCTACGGCTATGTCTGCTCCGCCCGCGATAACGACCTTGTAGAGAGGTTCCAGGCAAAACCGCCAGAGGAGTACGAGGACGCCTCGCTAACATtggaggagcgggaggaggtTTACGACACGAACACCCTCGTCGCCATCAAGAAACTGCGCCAGCTTTTCGAAAACAACCAGCCGCGTATGTGGCTGTGCGCCACTCGGGAAATACAGCTCATGATGGCGTTCCAGCACGACAACGTCATGTCGGCGACGGACTTCTTCATTCCCCTCGGCGGTGTGGAGATGATGACGTACGACTCCATCCTGCAGCTTCAGCACACCTTCGACGGCGTCTACGTGGTTATGAAAAAGATGGACTacacgctgcgcgaggtgctcGATTCCACCAttgtgacggcggcggagctggcgccgGGGTACGAGACGTGGCTGCGACGTTTGAGGCTGTTGATGGCGAACTGCGGCGAGGTGAACGCAGATGTCAGTAGCACCCCGACCCCTGTGCGGGCATCGCGCCTGAACGTAAAGGCAGAGGCTCAAGGTGAGGACcaggcagcagccgcgccgcatAGCAGCACGAAGCAAAGTCGTAGCGGTGGCAGAGAGGATGTTGAGGACGAAGCCGGCGCGACTGTACCGTCGTCATTAGACTACCcagtcgcagctgcagcagcagcagcagcgccaacgaACGATCACGACGCCCCCGTGGCCAAGACCTCTACTGATGGCGGTTTCGAAGGGaagggtggcggcgacgacgaaggcgcTCCTGTGTGTTGCCCGCTGACGACGGTCGCCCTCCACTCCCTCACCCGCGACTACCGCAAGTTTATTCTGTACCAAATATTCCGCGGTGTCGGCTACCTTCATCTGTGCCCGGTAATCCACCGCGATCTGAAGCCGGAGAACATCATGCTCGACCGCAGCTACGGCACCCGTATCACGGACTTTGGCCAGGGCCGCGATGTCGGACTCAACGCGACAACCGACTACGTGCAGACAGTGCTGGACAACTGCACCCAGTGGTACGCTGCGCCAGAGACGCTGACAGTCGCCATCAATAGCCCGATGGGCTTCATCGACCACGACAGCTTCCACGGCGTCGATGTCTGGTCCATCGGGTGCATTGCAGCCGAAATGCTGATCGGACGCCCCCTCTTTTACACCACCTCGATGGGCGGGAAGTCCCAGCTGCTGAGCATTTTCCGCGTGCTGGGCGAGCCGTCGGCGAGCGCCATCGAGTCTATCGCCGAGTACCGCGACAAGGAGACGAGGGAGCTTTTCATGAACTCCGTCAAGAAACTGGTGAAgacagcgccaccgtcaAACACCATCACGCCGACGCTAGCGGAGCTCCTGCGGAGCCCTtacggcgacgaggacgaggatgagGTGGGTCTCATCATCGACTGCCTGCGCTGGGACCCGCGGGAGCGCATCACGATtcaggcagcgctgcagaacCCGTTCTTCACAAAGGACGGGTACGACCCAGTGATCGACCCCGAAGACACGGCCAAGCGCGTGCCCTCGGTGAGACCCGAGGACATATCAGAGCCGGTGAGCGGGCGGGCGTTCTTGTGGAACCTTTTCCTCGAGCGCCATCCGGAGGTGAAGGAGCTGTGGAACTCCCTCGTGGCCaagcacgaggaggagctgaaggtgaagaaggcggcggcagatACCTAG
- a CDS encoding oxidoreductase-like protein, which yields MAAAARTYRHIVARELSTNFRAVASIVEAPFPTELHPKAILVKNKYLGINASDINFTAGIYQPNVRPPFACGFEAVGEVVDVGSGVKDLKAGAAVVTQSYGAFTEYQVVARRHAKPIPRMAREYLPLDLSATTASIALEHVLKPQPGERAVVTAAAGGTGQFAVQLLKHVYGCSVVGTCSSPSKEVFLTNTLKCDGVVNYKAEGGDTAAAFLRCYPRGVSIAYESVGGDLLEAVIQSLAPRGRILSLGCVSTYQRGSIEAACPNRKPLPLQLLAKSASLSTFFLPHFAKYGQLHFDRLCALHEQGILHCCIDPATFRGLEGVYDAIDWMFEQKNCGKVMVEL from the coding sequence atggccgcagcagcgcgtacgTACAGGCACATCGTCGCCCGGGAGCTCTCCACCAACTTCCGGGCGGTCGCATCCATCGTTGAAGCACCGTTCCCAACGGAGCTGCACCCCAAGGCTATCCTCGTGAAGAACAAGTACCTTGGCATCAACGCGAGCGACATTAACTTCACGGCTGGCATCTACCAGCCCAACGTGCGGCCGCCTTTCGCTTGTGGCTTCGAGGCTGTCGGAGAGGTTGTCGACGTAGGCAGCGGCGTAAAAGACTTGaaggccggcgccgctgtcgtgaCTCAGAGCTACGGCGCGTTCACAGAGTACCAGGTGGTAGCGCGACGGCACGCCAAGCCTATACCACGCATGGCGAGGGAATACCTGCCGCTCGACCTGAgtgcgacgacggcgtccATTGCGCTTGAGCACGTCCTCAAGCCGCAGCCCGGCGAGCGCGCCgtcgtgacggcggcggcaggcggcaCAGGGCAATTTGCCGTTCAGCTGCTCAAGCACGTCTACGGCTGCTCAGTCGTCGGGACGTGCTCCTCGCCATCGAAGGAGGTCTTTCTCACCAACACCCTCAAGTGCGACGGGGTGGTGAATTACAAggcagagggcggcgacacggcggcggcgttcctGCGCTGCTACCCACGCGGGGTCAGCATCGCCTACGAATCCGTTGGCGGCGACCTTCTCGAGGCTGTGATCCAGAGCCTCGCACCGCGCGGCCGCATCCTCTCACTAGGCTGCGTTTCGACTTACCAGCGCGGCTCCATCGAAGCAGCCTGTCCGAACCgcaagccgctgccgttgcagcTGCTTGCCAAgagcgcctccctctctaccttcttcctccctcactTCGCCAAGTACGGGCAGCTGCACTTCGACCGTCTCTGTGCGCTGCACGAGCAGGGCATTCTGCATTGCTGCATCGATCCCGCGACTTTCAGAGGCCTAGAAGGTGTGTACGACGCCATCGACTGGATGTTCGAGCAGAAGAACTGTGGCAAGGTGATGGTTGAGCTGTAA
- a CDS encoding kinesin, putative, protein MSSASCSSHGSSSSTRHHRRLEDARSPSPEGPRVTIAATVSHASASAPDRAPCYGDIFVVDVASGDHFHITVALKGPFHPLTSVTHRALQRTVRNLLLASPNTHTGDSTAQPPPLLLLLLDGVPLDDSDAVTLPNGAVVEMHHGSADSLPRPVALPPEQGMPLQPTSAVSATSARLSALEAVNSSPAEEEKLRRTQSTAPATAVPSPSRRLPPRGAGGASSNIGLLSDGDNVAGTRDSTSPYALTRTSGTATSSKSRPRGAVTLLSAFHASAHEDYAVSRQLILSSSLPSRHDGASASTRSSEEETTSASRQVPSLHTVNATQPPLHQRTSTYSSISGRPRAHQSDADVRGETASAAGAHTPSSASSTLTPRPSTAFTSPAFSQDSSAVTEESLTHRRHALPSSSRASAAADRPSSTPLCPSRAAPSAEPSLTSSASASVPVALQNAAASHRGLEAVPRSALSAPPTEHSQLQTSAPLPSLPPLQLTAQEIYDTQRSSIAAAAAAEQRRLLTRMQQRCQVLEEEKALLTARLRALRAQESAGRLRALREAQEEAAAVEVDAVRARLGQHREDLLSHWLRVLQFHKDTQYAMPSALLRELEAEGEALTLHCLSSIAGYHTQKARLQALQRQRVLKEAEVARLRWEAQVRQCTAEEQRGCLRVVARLRPPSERSWLPASVLASAEVGELDGGYAVRVLEGSPDAARGPQQIVEPVPCVVEVTDPPRDLRRSYALWAAYNAANAGSQQRLFEDQLQPLLEHMCCTGQNVAVLAFGAVGSGKTSALFGSRAAQLPRQPVKTAHKGVLPPQPHRVGGEPASPEVFSDFDFSSSSSGRSHSEGDGVGRMPNGVTTVGAPGRRGITRCLDPADAAREAQVLESLAETEAAKRRQRSAERHARQERGWRERAGIEEGDGLLPRAVAWLTAHLRSDSPHGKASGPVVESIVFSMYEVYNDHVYDLLPTPPPSAAGTTELGSKASWAAWPRWNAGWLPAPHIKNSNPENLTELQLELLPPSTDGRGAVRDAPATISHLPPPQPAQPQWRVKASEMEVRSATEALQAIYLGLHRRRSAATLRGSQSSRSHLFLRFRVKVQRPVMPAKSSSVAMQWASATSAASALEVAGIGALIGNAAASADATGAAGKPKGYDFLRAALATPSEGTISVKPAAPASSLTSVAELLFTDFAGSERIELSGVTGDALKEAQYIHSSLSAVSEVLTALARAHPRRDHQGEAEAAARRPGKQRGGNGTPSLAAAALVQRWGAMVNCPGVTLSRSPPVFLQPRFTKLGGGRDTRQRGGHEGGLALRRRVLALMDKHVAEEEGAQWWRRWRAVPPHVPFRTCKTTQLLQSALGAPCKSLVLACVQPCSVSEVVLPASLGDRKGPRTRAAAQSVFAHQAPVMLSEVHATLAFAERIHEASQDGGKTKRA, encoded by the coding sequence ATGAGTAGTGCATCGTGCAGTTCacatggcagcagcagcagcacacgccaccaccgtcggcTTGAGGATGCCCGGTCGCCATCGCCGGAAGGCCCACGTGTGACGATTGCAGCAACGGTGAGtcacgccagcgccagcgcaccgGATCGCGCCCCGTGCTACGGCGACATCTTCGTGGTGGATGTGGCGAGTGGCGACCACTTTCACATCACGGTTGCCTTAAAAGGTCCCTTCCATCCCTTGACGTCCGTGACGCACCGtgcactgcagcgcaccgtgCGCAACCTGCTCCTGGCCTCACCCAACACCCACACGGGGGACTCGACAGCACAGCCGCccccgcttctgctgctcctgcttgATGGCGTGCCACTCGATGACAGCGATGCCGTGACGCTGCCAAATGGCGCGGTCGTGGAGATGCACCACGGCTCTGCCGACTCGCTGCCTCGACccgtggcgctgccaccggaGCAGGGGATGCCCCTGCAGCCAACCTCAGCGGTTAGCGCCACGAGTGCACGCCTGTCTGCGCTGGAGGCAGTGAATAGCAGCCCTGCCGAAGAAGAAAAGCTCCGGAGAACGCAATCCACCGCGCCGGCGACAGCAGTGCCGTCTCCGTCGAGGCGCCTGCCTCCGCGCGGCGCGGGAGGTGCATCTTCCAACATCGGTTTACtgagcgacggcgacaacgtCGCTGGCACCCGTGACAGCACCTCGCCGTACGCGCTCACGCGCACCAGTGGAACGGCAACGTCCAGCAAGTCGAGGCCGCGGGGTGCGGTCACGCTGTTGTCTGCGTTTCACGCGAGCGCGCATGAGGACTACGCCGTGTCGAGGCAGCTGATACtatcgtcgtcgctgccgagcagGCATGACGGCGCCTCTGCGTCTACACGGTCATCAGAAGAGGAGACCACGTCGGCCAGCAGGCAGGTGCCGAGCCTGCACACTGTCAACGCCACACAGCCGCCTCTGCACCAGAGGACCAGCACATACAGCTCCATCAGCGGACGTCCACGGGCACATCAGAGCGACGCAGATGTGAGAGGAGAGactgcgtctgctgctggtgcacaCACGCCGTCCTCTGCATCATCAACGTTGACGCCGCGACCCTCCACTGCCTTTACGTCGCCTGCCTTTAGTCAAGACTCATCAGCAGTCACCGAGGAGTCCCTTACACACAggcggcacgcgctgcccaGCTCGTcccgcgcctccgccgccgccgacagGCCCTCGTCTACCCCACTATGTCCAAGTCGTGCAGCACCCTCGGCTGAACCGTCACTGACGTCTTCCGCGTCGGCTTCGGTGCCAGTCGCATTGCAGAATGCCGCCGCGTCTCATCGAGGCTTAGAGGCTGTGCCGAGGTCGGCCCTGTCCGCGCCACCCACCGAGCACTCGCAACTGCAGACGTCAGCGCCGCTCCCATCATTACccccgctgcagctgaccGCGCAGGAAATCTACGACACTCAGCGGagctccatcgccgccgcggctgccgccgagcagcggcgcctcctcaCACGtatgcagcagcgctgtcaGGTGCttgaggaggagaaggcgctgctgacggcgcgCCTTCGTGCGCTGAGGGCGCAGGAGTCCGCAGGCcgtctgcgtgcgctgcgagAGGCCCAGGAagaggccgccgcggtggaggTGGATGCCGTGCGTGCTCGCCTCGGCCAGCATCGCGAAGACTTGCTTAGCCActggctgcgcgtgctgcagtTCCACAAGGACACGCAGTACGCCATGCCGAGCGCGCTGTTGCGTGAGCTGGAGGCTGAGGGCGAGGCGCTCACCCTTCATTGCCTATCCTCCATCGCCGGCTATCACACCCAGAAGGCCcgcctgcaggcgctgcagcggcaacgcgtgttgaaggaggcggaggtggctcGGCTGCGGTGGGAGGCCCAAGTGCGCCAGTgcacggcggaggagcagcgcggctgtctgcgggtggtggcgcggctgagGCCACCAAGCGAGCGCTCCTGGCTTCCCGCGTCGGTGCTCGCGTCCGCTGAGGTGGGGGAGCTCGACGGCGGCTACGCCGTCCGCGTGTTGGAGGGCTCGCCGGATGCTGCCCGCGGCCCCCAACAAATCGTCGAGCCTGTCCCGTGTGTGGTGGAGGTGACCGACCCGCCGCGTGATCTGCGTCGCAGTTACGCGCTCTGGGCGGCCTACAACGCTGCCAACGCAgggtcgcagcagcgcctcttcgaggaccagctgcagccgctgctggagcacatGTGCTGCACCGGGCAGAACGTCGCCGTCTTGGCCTTCGGCGcggtcggcagcggcaagacgtCTGCGCTGTTCGGCTCCCGCGCCGCGCAGTTGCCACGGCAGCCCGTGAAGACAGCGCACAAgggtgtgctgccgccgcaacCCCATCGAGTCGGCGGGGAGCCCGCCAGCCCTGAGGTGTTCAGCGACTTTgacttcagcagcagcagcagcggccgaaGCCacagcgagggcgacggcgtcggccgCATGCCGAACGGCGTCACTACCGTGGGGGCGCCGGGGCGCCGAGGCATTACCCGCTGCCTTGACCCCGCCGACGCGGCGAGGGAGGCTCAGGTGCTCGAGTCCTTGGCCGAAACCGAGGCtgcgaagcggcggcagcgcagtgcGGAGCGGCACGCACGGCAAGAACGCGGCTGGCGTGAGCGGGCCGGGATCGAAGAGGGGGATGGGCTACTGCCgcgcgcggtggcgtggctgacagcgcacctgcgcagcgactCGCCGCACGGCAAGGCCAGTGGGCCAGTGGTAGAGTCCATCGTCTTCTCCATGTACGAGGTGTACAATGATCACGTGTACGACTTGCTGCCAACCCCTCCTCCGAGTGCTGCAGGCACCACTGAACTGGGCAGCAAGGCCTCGTGGGCGGCGTGGCCTCGATGGAACGCCGGGTGGCTGCCCGCCCCGCACATCAAGAACAGCAACCCGGAGAATctgacggagctgcagctggagttgctgccgccctccacTGACGGGCGCGGCGCTGTCAGAGACGCGCCAGCCACCATCTCGcacttgccgccgccgcagccagcgcagccCCAGTGGCGCGTCAAGGCGAGCGAGATGGAGGTGCGCTCAGCaacggaggcgctgcaggcgatcTACCTCGgtctccaccgccgccgctccgccgccacgcttCGGGGATCGCAGTCGAGCCGCAGCCATCTCTTCCTGCGCTTCCGAGTCAAGGTGCAGCGGCCCGTCATGCCGGCGAAGTCGTCGAGCGTTGCGATGCAGTGGGCATCAGCCACTTCAGCGGCATccgcgctggaggtggcgggCATCGGCGCTCTGATCGGCAAcgccgcagcgtctgcgGACGCCACGGGCGCTGCAGGCAAGCCAAAGGGCTACGACTTCTTGCGCGCCGCACTCGCGACACCTTCTGAAGGAACAATCAGCGTCaagccggcagcgccagcgtcaTCGCTGACCAGtgtcgcggagctgctcttcACCGACTTTgccggcagcgagcgcaTCGAGCTCAGCGGTGTCACAGGCGAcgcgctgaaggaggcgcagtACATCCACTCGAGCCTGAGCGCCGTGTCAGAGGTGCTgacggcgttggcgcggGCCCATCCCCGTCGTGATCACCAGGGCGaggcagaagcggcggcgaggcggccggggaagcagcgcggcggtAACGGGACGCCATCACtagcggctgccgcgctggtgcagcgctGGGGAGCGATGGTGAACTGTCCAGGCGTCACGCTGTCGCGCAGCCCGCCGGTCTTCCTCCAGCCGCGCTTCACGAAactcggcggcggccgcgacacccggcagcgcggcgggcACGAGGGCGGCCTTGCATTGCGCAGGCGCGTGCTGGCGCTCATGGACAAGCACGTAGCTGAGGAGGAAGGtgcgcagtggtggcggcgttggcgtgctgtgccgccgcacgtGCCGTTCCGCACGTGCAAgacgacgcagctgctgcagtcggCGCTGGGCGCGCCGTGCAAGTCGTTGGTGctggcgtgcgtgcagccGTGCAGCGTgtcggaggtggtgctgcctgCGAGCCTGGGCGACCGCAAAGgcccgcgcacgcgtgcggcggcgcagtcgGTGTTCGCTCACCAGGCGCCGGTGATGCTCTCCGAGGTGCACGCCACGCTAGCCTTTGCTGAACGCATCCACGAAGCATCGCAGGACGGCGGCAAGACCAAGCGAGCGTAG
- a CDS encoding ubiquitin-like protein, which produces MRIQVRGTAPYSSDDVVVLENLTVAELRNSLMARFNIDAATHSIRLLYRGRLMQDANSVASYGVEEGSTVHIVVQPRQPEGGNNGGGEEHSAGPNQQHQFTMPQFSFGTAGNSGYNYVSGGGFSWQPFASTIASSISTAFQQHQQTAPQGASMPSATPPASDSSPHVTFSYEMGSNVPRSDGTAAAGAAGGSGIDAAAAAAAAAAANPAVAATVNAFTSQLPWLISSVLSNSLNGNAGAQQSQQQQQQPSTAGATPAETAGGTAAPAGSASGSTGAGAAANAAAPGQREASTPSPAAPQPPAAPAPAAAAGGVAPQPTFHFTTAASPPRMDVFVGNAAPSMSPLQYPQQQSSVVHIHVHCTPEELDAMPERLRRLSTQIPVGHVTLEADTTDRNSYHQPTLQEQQQQQPRATAAFQANNTNASSASDTQTPWINEAMSTALATLGMPQLLQLAAGNCSVLASLRLPLQEQVQRRLNGTDESPAAVVHVAQNEARQLSERILSMSAVQNLMTQQTAAATSAGRTVAEASQRVGMFRQELPHYLEHFYVSVMQHLSRSSANAAEWSRGLRNIVVRYVGMVLSRSARWFEGGSGAFQPAMANIMQTLLQSSGVQQQYPMLQAFSSMLSPMLQSLLGQWEREYDQSMRRSDDSLQFEQDASQQPTSPLLPPQAPVKAPAASAFDRAATAPSLVAESVSDLLTAGNADTLDGAARMDDDFEDLAKELMEDADNDAPQSAKKAVTPKSWPLETPSSDLSAVASQARLASAVEEWEEACDVPHSVAERVRAMATRYTEARVTRVLPSNTAESASTPQAPPPSHAEGRQNSSTRGHSDDWVMWEANPYGNSASRR; this is translated from the coding sequence ATGCGCATCCAGGTCCGAGGCACCGCCCCGTACAGCAGCGACGATGTCGTCGTCTTGGAAAACCTCACGGTGGCGGAGCTACGCAACAGCCTCATGGCCAGGTTTAACATCGACGCCGCGACGCACAGCATCCGCCTGCTATACCGCGGACGACTGATGCAGGACGCCAACTCGGTGGCCAGCTacggtgtggaggagggcagcaCCGTGCACATTGTGGTGCAGCCCCGTCAGCCGGAGGGCGGCAACAacggaggcggtgaagaGCACAGCGCTGGCCCGAACCAACAACACCAGTTCACGATGCCTCAGTTCTCCTTTGGTACGGCGGGCAACAGCGGCTACAACTACGTGTCAGGGGGCGGCTTCTCTTGGCAGCCCTTCGCCTCTACGATCGCCAGCTCCATCTCCACTGCCTttcagcagcatcagcagacggcgccgcaggggGCGTCGATGCCATCGGCAACCCCTCCAGCATCGGACAGCAGTCCGCACGTGACCTTCTCTTATGAGATGGGCTCGAACGTGCCGAGGAGCGAcggcacggctgccgctggcgctgccggtggtAGTGGTAttgatgcagcggcagcggcagcggcagcggcggccgccaaccctgcggtggccgccaccGTGAACGCCTTTActtcgcagctgccgtggctGATCTCGTCCGTCCTTTCCAACTCGCTGAACGGCAATGCGGGTGCTCAacagtcgcagcagcagcagcagcagccatccACCGCAGGTGCTACGCCAGCGGAAACGGCGGGTGGgacggcggcaccagcaggcTCAGCCTCTGGTAGCACAGGTGCAGGTGCCGCGGCgaacgccgcagcgccagggCAACGTGAGGCCTCCACACCTTcccccgctgcaccgcagccaccagctgctcctgcacctgccgctgctgccggtggtgtTGCCCCGCAGCCCACTTTCCACTTCACCACGGCTGCCTCTCCACCACGCATGGATGTGTTTGTGGGCaacgcagcgccgtcgatgTCGCCCCTGCAgtacccgcagcagcaatcATCGGTTGTGCACATCCATGTGCACTGCACCCCAGAGGAGCTGGACGCCATGCCGGAGCGTCTGCGGCGACTCTCTACGCAGATCCCAGTGGGGCATGTGACGCTGGAGGCGGACACCACAGATCGTAACAGCTATCACCAGCCCACGCTgcaggaacagcagcagcagcaaccgcgcgccacggccgccttCCAGGCGAACAACACCAATGCCTCCTCTGCAAGCGACACACAGACGCCATGGATCAACGAAGCCATGAGCACCGCGCTGGCAACGTTGGGAATGCCGCAGCTGTTGCAACTGGCAGCGGGCAACTGCAGCGTCCTTGCGAGCCTGCGGCTGCCATTGCAGGAGCAGGTGCAACGGCGGCTCAACGGAACGGACGAGTCGCCGGCTGCTGTGGTGCATGTGGCCCAGAACGAGGCGAGGCAGCTCAGCGAGCGTATCCTAAGCATGTCGGCTGTGCAGAACCTGATGACGCAgcagacggcagcggccacgaGTGCCGGGAGGACCGTTGCGGAAGCGTCTCAGCGCGTGGGGATGTTCCGGCAGGAGCTTCCGCACTACCTCGAGCACTTCTACGTGTCTGTCATGCAGCACCTCTCCCGCAGCTCGGCAAACGCGGCGGAGTGGAGTCGGGGCCTACGCAACATCGTGGTGCGTTACGTTGGCATGGTCCTCAGCCGCTCGGCACGGTGGTTCGAAGGCGGTAGCGGCGCCTTTCAACCCGCCATGGCAAACATTATGCAGACACTCctgcagagcagcggcgtgcaaCAGCAGTACCCCATGCTGCAGGCTTTCTCCTCCATGCTCAGCCCGATGCTGCAGTCACTACTGGGTCAGTGGGAGCGGGAGTATGACCAGagcatgcggcgcagcgacgacagcTTGCAGTTCGAGCAGGACGCGTCACAGCAGCCGACCTCGCCGCTCCTGCCGCCTCAGGCGCCAGTCAAggcccccgccgcctccgccttcgatcgcgcggcaacggcgccgtcgctggtCGCGGAGTCGGTCAGTGACCTGCTGACGGCCGGCAACGCCGACaccctcgacggcgccgcgcgcatgGACGACGATTTCGAGGATCTCGCGAAGGAGCTGATGGAGGACGCTGACAACGACGCGCCCCAGTCGGCAAAGAAGGCGGTCACGCCGAAGTCATGGCCGTTGGAGACGCCAAGCAGCGACCTGTCGGCGGTAGCCTCTCAGGCCCGCCTGGCGTCCGCTGTGGAGGAATGGGAGGAAGCCTGTGATGTGCCGCACTCAGTCGCCGAGCGGGTGCGTGCCATGGCGACGCGCTACACTGAGGCGCGTGTGACGCGGGTGTTGCCGAGCAACACCGCGGAGAGCGCGTCCACGCCGcaagcgccaccgccatcgcatGCGGAAGGGCGACAGAATTCGTCCACGCGCGGGCACAGTGACGACTGGGTGATGTGGGAGGCAAACCCCTATGGCAACTCCGCCTCACGCCGGTAG